From a single Lichenicola cladoniae genomic region:
- a CDS encoding 2Fe-2S iron-sulfur cluster-binding protein → MDDATIRFTVDGIEIEAVAGQTVIEACDAAGIYIPRLCHHPDLAPAGQCRVCTCTINGRNGAACVTPAMQGMVVENETKPLNDDRRAIIEMLFVEGNHPCVYCVASGDCELQALGYRLGLDAPKQPYLWPGRPLDTTHPDIILDHDRCILCSRCIRASRMEDGKTVFGFEGRGIAMRLNVDAQGGLGETQMAAIDRAASVCPVACIVIKRDSYKVPNGKRRFDVSPIGSDIEAKRMPRT, encoded by the coding sequence ATGGACGACGCGACCATTCGCTTCACCGTCGACGGGATCGAGATCGAGGCGGTCGCCGGCCAGACCGTGATCGAGGCCTGCGACGCGGCCGGGATTTACATTCCCCGCCTCTGCCACCATCCCGACCTCGCGCCGGCCGGGCAATGCCGGGTCTGCACCTGCACCATAAACGGCCGCAACGGCGCTGCCTGCGTCACCCCGGCGATGCAGGGCATGGTGGTCGAGAACGAAACGAAGCCACTCAACGACGATCGGCGCGCGATCATCGAGATGCTGTTCGTCGAAGGCAACCACCCGTGCGTCTATTGCGTCGCAAGCGGCGACTGCGAATTGCAGGCGCTGGGATATCGTCTTGGCCTCGACGCGCCGAAACAGCCCTATCTCTGGCCGGGACGGCCGCTTGATACGACGCATCCGGACATCATCCTCGATCACGACCGCTGCATCCTATGCTCGCGTTGCATCCGCGCCTCGCGCATGGAGGACGGCAAGACGGTCTTCGGTTTCGAAGGGCGCGGCATCGCGATGCGGCTGAATGTCGATGCGCAGGGCGGCCTCGGCGAGACCCAGATGGCGGCGATCGACCGGGCCGCGAGTGTCTGCCCGGTCGCCTGCATCGTCATCAAACGCGACAGCTACAAAGTCCCGAACGGCAAGCGCCGCTTCGATGTGTCGCCGATCGGCAGCGACATCGAAGCGAAACGGATGCCGCGCACATGA
- a CDS encoding NADH-quinone oxidoreductase subunit B family protein has translation MSLLDIDERILELADLVDLDRSPFDDKKAFDRPVDVGFIEGGCANEYNVRTLRDFRRHCRILVSVGACAINGGVPAMRNTIGLKECLEAVYLGGPTLEGGGMIPNDEDLPLMLDRVYPSHEVVRIDYFLPGCPPSGEAIWEGLSALLTGREPALPYQLFKYE, from the coding sequence ATGTCGCTGCTCGACATCGATGAACGGATCCTCGAACTCGCTGACCTGGTCGACCTCGACCGGTCCCCCTTCGACGACAAGAAGGCTTTTGACCGTCCGGTGGATGTCGGCTTCATCGAAGGTGGTTGTGCCAACGAATACAATGTCCGCACGCTGCGCGACTTCCGCAGGCATTGCCGCATCCTGGTGTCGGTCGGCGCCTGCGCGATCAACGGCGGCGTTCCGGCAATGCGCAACACCATCGGACTGAAGGAATGCCTGGAGGCGGTCTATCTCGGCGGTCCGACCCTCGAGGGTGGCGGCATGATTCCGAACGACGAGGACCTGCCGCTGATGCTGGACCGCGTCTATCCGTCGCACGAGGTGGTGCGGATCGACTATTTCCTGCCCGGATGCCCGCCGTCCGGCGAGGCGATCTGGGAAGGGTTGAGCGCCCTGCTGACCGGACGGGAGCCAGCCCTACCCTACCAGCTTTTCAAGTACGAGTGA